In the genome of Oncorhynchus nerka isolate Pitt River linkage group LG27, Oner_Uvic_2.0, whole genome shotgun sequence, the window TGAGGTTTCCGATTTATTTGATGCTTTCTTCGTCATCTTCATCATCGTCAAATGAAGCATGCAGAGGGTGTAGTTGTTCAGCGTTCAGGGAGGGTGATGGTGGGAACCCAGTCATACACACTGCGGCTCTCCTCACAGAACAGATGCAGTTTGTCCAAAGCAGGGTCTTTCCACGACTCAGCACCAGGGCTCTGTGAGGacgagagagggagcaggaattAGAATCATGACAAACACATCAGATAGACAGCTactctatatcatatagaattaGATTGAATTGAGTGACATGCTTTTATTGCTTTGTCAGCGCTCAGGGCGGCCACTATCAGCAAGAACTATGGGTAAAACATGCTGACTGGATGACTCGTGATCAAGCATGTAGACCAGGACGTACCGTGACAAGAATGCAATGTGCGTCCTTGGGTTCCCCAGTTTCGTCCGTGCCCACGAGGTCAGCCAGGCGCTCGATATCGTTTACGCGCACCACGTTGATGTCGTTATCGAAGCAGAAAGCCTGGATGAGGGTGAAGTGGATCTGGAGCGCGATGTCGCATTCGTACTCCTCGTCTGTCGCCAGAACGCAGAATGCCACATTGTCTGCGTCACTGTTGAAATAAACATGAGAGACAGTTTAGAAACGGGTCCTATTCTGTAATTGTACACTACGCCATACATCGGAGCATGAATACTTAGTGCATGACAAAAACAATTAGAAGTGTACTTACACATTCATAACTTTGGCAGACTCGTAGACTCCCACCGTAAGATAGTCCTGCTTCTTTGCAGACACCAACAGCTCCTCCAGGGCTGTGCCTGCAATTTGCAGTCTgaagagaaaaatatatattattaatctctgcacactgtcattacatagtaacacagtatcaAAAGGTTCCAACTGCAGTAGGTTTGCATTCGTTTGTAAAATGTGTAGGCTATTTACCTATCGGTGGTATCGAGTGCGCTCTCCTGTCCACGGATCTCTTCCAGTTCCAGAGTCATGATTATAATCCAAGTGTATATCGGGCTTGTTCAATAATTGATAGATAGATACAGGCTTACAATTCACCGGCAGCTCTTGCGTTATTCTGAGCTCTCGCAGCGTTGCAGTTGTTATATAGCAGGTCAGCGGAGTTTCTCGGCAAGAGGCGTGGTTTTCCCCCGCTGACGGTCGTGATTGGCTTTGGGTATGTGCGGAGCCAAATGTCCCTGTGTGTTACAGTTGCGCTTGTTGACAACCCCACGTGGGGCAGGATTACAATATTACAAGAAATCCCCCCACCTTCATTGACTTTTGCCTTGACTCGCTGCCAACATCCAACATCAGCACTGTGCAAAACTGAAATTTCCCCTTTTATATCAATTTGAAAACACCTCACAGAAAACAGGCTTGAAAGGAATGAAACTTGCAGAACTGAATAAAGCTCCCAAACGGTACTCTTTGTTCAGTTACGTTATTAAAATTGACATGCACTCACTGGGCATGTGAAGCCTACATTGTATTGTCTCTTATAAGACGAAATGGAGGTCATGCATAATTCGTTTCTTTAGGGCTGTTTAGTATTGATAGGTAATAATGCCTTATTGGTTTGCAATTGATCCAATACCAAAAGTTGTAAAGGCTTTTGGTATCTGGGCTACTTGCAGCAACGTTAAACATAAAATGTGTGCCTTATCTATTTTCCCAAAGTTGTTATTGGTTCCAATACGTATCTGAGCAGCCAAGTGAaagacgtttttttttttttttttacggagAATGACAAGCGGAAGAGAACAGCTTGCACGCGGCACACGCCAGTGTTTTGCATCTGAGGCGCAAGAACGCTGTCAGAATAATGGCGCGTGCCCCACCTGCCTCCTGTTCTTTCAGGATGAGAGTGAGGCCGGGGGGGAGTGGGGCCGGGGGggagtcagggtgtgtgtgtaactgcaaCAGCTACTGCAACAGCTGCGGACAGATGCACGTGCTCACTAAAGCCTCGTTCTTACCTGGTTCTAAACATGCTTCCTTTGTTCttatcttgtccacattctgattgtgcccacattttcagAAATATGTGCACATGGTACTAAAATGTGTCTCTTATCCGTACACTGTCCCCACATTGTGACCACATTGTGACCCACATCCTGGTCCCTCCCTGTATGCAAATTATTTGACAGCTTTTCTTACAaaatcatatttatttatttattttaagacaCCTAATTGATGCCATAAGTCAATGATTGTAGAAGATGGATAATGATTATTTAAATGGTTTCACTGTCCATATCCGTCTTCACTTGTAAGGTATGCAGACACAATGCATGCCGAACTACCTCCGAAGGTGGTCAGGCAAGATCTAATCACAATCAGACCACAGTGTGTTATTTTTAATTGCACAATGTGTCTTTTAATTGTCTAAACCTATCTGGACATGTGGGCAAAATCAGAATGCaaacaagatcaggacaaaggatgcatgttagaaccaggtataaacagggATTTAGAGTGGTGCGGGCTGGCCCTTTCACTCTTTTATCATTCTGATGAATGGTTTTGATTGATACGTCTGATAGCTCGTTGAAAGATTCGACATACTAGCTCgttaacagttatcaactatttGTCTGCTATCCACACTCCCTTTTTACTCATCTGTCAGAGTCGCCTATGAATAACGACTTGATAGGCCATCTCATGAACTATTAGCTCTGGCCTAGGTTACTCAGCACTGAAATTGGAATACAATTCATGGCCAATCCTATAGGTACTTCACTCTACTAGGACTAACAATAGAAAGTTAGATAATACATATGATTGTGGAACTTGTTATAATACAGTGACTATTACTAGATCTGATACAGGCCTACAATAGGCCTACATAGGCAGGCATAATTTAAAACAGTGTTGCCCCTTAGTCAAAGGATGGCTAAAACAGTTGAGCCCTACACGGGCATGAATTTTAAGCCCTACCCATGCCCGTGACGTTAAGACCCTACCCTACCAAGACCGGATTGCTTCTGCCAAATTTAAGGCCTGGCCCTGCCCTGCCAGACGCTCTAAATCAGAAATAACCTCCTCCATGAGTATATCCATAAACTGCTCCGATCTGTCTGTCACTCACTCCCTGCGCACAACTCACTCTGCATGCACTCTGCTCATGGCTGCTCTGAGTCTGTGAGTTTCCATAGCAACACAGGCTCTGCTTGGGCTGCTCTGCTCAATGAAGAGATATGAGACGGCAGTTAGCTGTCAGCTACTTTCCCGTCACCCTAAACTCTGACAAAACTCAAGGAACATTATTATTTTCTGTGAAATAATCTCTCCTGTTGTATATTTGACGAGGTTTAAGTGCGTCtgacaccatgttatgatctTAGTCAGATATCACTGTACTACACAGCAAAGCACAAGCAAATGGCTCAACTACAAAATCTTAGCGATCAATTTAATGATACCCGAGCCCTGCCTGTAGCCTAGTTATTGATGAAATAAACTGGCCCTACCAGGCCCTAACCCTCATATGTCAGGGCTGTCAGGCTCCAATCGGGTAGCAGAGCTCTACAAAACTGTGCAGAAGTCGCCACCCGGTGGTAGTAAATGAGAATGACCTTTAACCTACATTGCCAGACATAGAGTTGTTGAATAACAAAGACTCATGATGACTCTATTATGAGTCATTTATTCCTTATAGAAGGTGGTGATCATGTGCTGTTATTCACTCTTCTGTTGTAAGTGACGAATCAATGATGCTATCACACACTATCCTATACTTCCATCCACCCCTCCAACCTCCTCTCATCCTTCCATCCACTCAAATAGTCCAGCATCTATCAACATAccttcttccctccatccctttctaCATGCATCCCATCTTTAAAACATGTGTCTAGTGAAGTACAATTGTTTAAAACGAGGGGCCCAGATCTGCTAGCCTGgcgccagatctgtttgtgctcttgcaCTCTGCAGTCAAAGTGCACTAAAACTTGCTCAATTTTGGTATGACAATGAGTGACAGGGATTTTTTTGGCATGATAgcacagactggcactcaggctaacAATTTGCAGATGTCTGAACACATTTATACTATGCAAAAATTGAGTGTAATTGTAGTATGCAGAGAGGACTGTTGGAGGTGGAATTGAATGTCTAACTATTAGGCCCAATGGCTGTCAATTCCCTATTTACTAAAACAAAAACTTAACCAATTTATAAGAGGAAGTGGTCAATGTTAGTTAAAAACCCTCATTTATTTAGAAGACATTTGACATTGAGCTTTGCAGCCCGGGTGTCTCCTCCTGCCTCCACGCAGGCTTGTGCTGCTGCGGACTGGGTGGGCTGAGAAGCCTCTACCTCTACCATTTTGATAGATGATACCAAATGAGCATCTTGCTCAGCTTCTATAGCTTCCAGTGGCCATGACTTTCATAACATTTCCATGATGACCCAATAATGTAGCCTATATTTTAACAAACCTATCTCATGAGACGGAAATAACCTCATACCTCAAGTAATTGACTTCAAACGAAGAAACCATTTCCATGAGCATTTTGTATTGAAGATTGCTCAAGTTTAGTTGGCAAAACATGGTTTACACAACTAGACCATTTCTTGTTTTTGATTTAACTGATTTGGAAGACCAGGTGTGATGAATTTAGTCCATCACTGGCCTAAGTGCGAcacttcaggaacagggttgccaaCCTATGAACTAGACCTTGGGAAAATCCCCAGAAAAACATATAGCTAGATCTAACAAACTGTGGTAACACCAATTTCTGCACAAAGAAACAGCACACATTGTAAGCAATATTTAAGCACCATGGACAGTAGGACCAAACTCATGACAATCCTTAATAAAACCATTTTTTAAAAAGGGACTTTTAATTGTGAAGTTTAATGTCATACATTAATTGTTAAAAATGAACATTACAATCATTCCAGCCTATTTACATTCCAATTTCGGACTATGGCATATCAGTGCTTCTTTTCAACATGATTAAAGCTACATCTAAATATCTTCTTTGACTTATcaaaaataacaaagagttcCAATACCATTTAGATTTTATAATTCACTGAACTgaagaaaaataaaaaaagacaacAAAAATGCCTCACTGAATGAACTGACAGGTCATTACACTTGAGTATAGTTATACTGCAACACTGAATTAACATAgctaatagatttttttttttaaatgttcaccTCTCCATGTGACATACACTTATTTAAAAAGATGTCCAGAGGTTTACAGGGGTAAACATACTGTAGGTCCAGAGAGAGAACCACTGGATAAAGGACTCAAACAGCTCCTACCTAAAAAGGTCCAAACTAGTCACAGTTCCGTCACTGGCACGGGAAAATGGGGACTAATTCCAGAGCACTCCCATTTTCAGTCGTTTAAATTTGTCAACAAGCTAAAAgcaaaacaaagaaaacacaaaagaaagCATGAAAACCCTTGTTACAAGGAAAATACCAAGAGATGTCCACAAAAATCCAAATGGCCAAATGTCCTGCAATGTCTAAAGCAGAGTATACAGATAGATCAACCACTAAGCTAGCATCATGAGTATACATTTACACTATGGATGCTGAATGTGCAAAGTAAACTAGCAGAGGACTAGACATGCGCTATGGAAGGAATTGGTCATTCGCTAGCAAAGTGCTTAGCAACAAGACCTGTTGGAGACACAAAAACACAGATGGCAAGAACTAATCATTCTGTTTTTCAAGAGAGAATGTGTTTTAAAGTCTTCAGCAGTCAAGCGATTTCAACAGATGACTATTCCCTTTCATAGTGTACTTCACCCCCCCCTTGATGAGAGGCTAACGCATAACAATGGAAATCTCAGTAGTCCATTCTACCACTGGAACGGAACATCAGAACAAAGTGCTCAAAGAGGAACAGTAGTATCACCAGGAGAAGGAGGAACAGATAGAGGAATACTGTCATAACAGAACATCTACTACCCTTTTCCCACCGGGTTTCAATCAACATTATCAATAACAACTGAAACCTTTGATTCGCCCCCTTCATCCTAGCCCGCTTCCTCCCTCTGTTAGTTGATTCAAATCTGGCTCTTATCTGTCTACATCTCATCCGAGCGGTGTTGCTGTATAATGATGGACGTTGGCTTCCTGTCGATCCAGTTTTCCTTGGTCCCTGGAACCTCGTAGGCCACAGGCGTTCCCACTGGATCTCTGGATCCCTCCTGCAGGCCCCCGGGCCCAGCCCCCGGCTTCAGCTCGTTTTGACCTGGTTTGGGGAAGTCTGCAGACGAGTTGCTGTTGACTCCGCTCTCCGTTTCCGACTGCTCCACCTTCTGGTAGTCCGGTGTGTGGTTCTGGCCTCCAGTGAACATTGCCTTGGGGTTCTCTACCTTGGCCACTAGGAGGAGGCTGAGAGGGGGCGGATCAGCGCTGTCAGTTTCCTCCACGGGCTCAGAGTAAGCCAGGGGCAAGGGGTCTGGGGTGTCATCAACAGCCACGGAACGCAAGGTCCTGGACACAACTACAGTTCAAAAGGAAAAGGCTTGTTAACGTATTCTGCATTCGTACACAATGTTTCATACAGCACCTTAACTGGAAGAGACAGGAAATATTTGTGAACAATTTTAGATGTGATTTATTGTTGTATACATAGCTATTCTTTGTACTCTAAATGAATGTTGTTTTCAACAGAAGAACATGTTATTCATAGTTTAGACATAGCCTTAGCATTTCAGACGACACTTCTCTCCTGACTTACCGGAAGAGGGGGTGTATATCTCCTTCTGTCCAGGGCTGCGGCCAAACGGGTTGACAGAGGGGAATATGATGAGGCAGAAAGACAGCAGGAACACCTgagcagagaagaagaaaaaaaacataagAAAGTTGTTAAATGTGGTGTGTGCGACCCAGATTTACAAACCCAGTAGATGAGGTACATCGGTCAACAAAGATGAACGCAAAAAGTATTTTACTgtgtaattaaaaaaaaaaaaacattcaattTGTTTTTCTATGCTAAAGTAACCTTGTTTTGTATAAGAAATATAATTCTCATCATTACGGACCCAAATAGCACTCGTCTTTTGTTAACCGAAGCAGAAGTACTTGTTGGTTTATGTTTCCAACATACCATTGTTTGGCAGTGGGACAAAATAATGGGTAGTCAAAGTTGCGTTGGCCTCAATAGAACACTTTCATAAAATACACTAGTATAGTACAGGCAGGAACTCCTTGAGCACCATATGAAACCACAAGCAAGCCTCAATCAGGGTCAGGCTATCATGTCCCAAACAGTTGAAGCTATAAAAATGTCAACACAGGCTGAGCTGGCAACCTGAAAGAACAGGATGTAGCACCCACCATGTTAAAGTTTAACTTCAATTTGAAAAAGGTTGACAACCAAAATGTCAACAAGATACATCTGCAGACATAAACTTGTATGTGGGAGTCCTTCAGTACTAGTTTTGCTACTAGATCTACTCTGTGTTAGTCCTCTTACCATGACACAGGTGCTGGTGGTGGTTGTCTTCATGGTTGACATCTTCATCATGGACTGCAATTTCCTTAGCTGCTCTATCAGAGACCTAGACAGGGGGAGAATAATAACACCCATTGGACATTCTCTCAATATTAGTCTACAAACGTTCATTCTTTGATACTCATCATAACAACATTCATTCCATAATCATGATAACAGCAGTGGTGTCTTACATGTTTTGTTTCTGCAGTTGTTGGACCTTCTTCTGCAGCTCCTGGTTGTGAGCGGTGCAGATGGAAACCCTAGGCACCAATCAGCAATGACTcagtcaatcaaccaatcaaactctacttaacacagacacacaaacaccttTTGACCCGACGAAGACGTAACAGGCTAaacattggtgaagtgaaatggtgAAATCAATCATGCGATGACTAATACTTTATTAGTAGTGTGTGCTGGCTTTCAATTCATTTTCAGAGATCCCGCCATTCGTTCTCTCACCTGTTCTCCAGGCCGTCCACGTacaccttcttcttcttcctactctcctggGCCGACTGCTTGTTGCGGAtcttcctcctcaccctcttcaGGGTCCTCTCCTCCGCCTGCGAcaaagacagaggaggaatggttaCCCATCACATGCTTGACATGATTGAGCGGATAGTACACAGTGCTGAGGAGCAGTCTGCCGTCACACTGCTGGAGCCAAATAAGCTATCTGGGACGGTTTCTCATTTGGTTTGATTGGAAGTGATTCTGcagggttttttttttttttttctcattttgaaaAAGGGTCAACAAATAATTACGCTGTAGTCAAACGTGCGTGCAGGAGAGATGTCTATTATTTAATAGACATTTTCTGTCCGCTGGTCAAATATGAAACATAGATTAGAGGAGGCTGGTGagaatgggctcattgtaatggaatAGAGTCAAAcgtgtttccatatgtttgataccattccatttattccatttcagccattacaatgagcccatcctcctatggctcctcccaccagcctcataTGATAGATTTTGCCTTCATAATAGCAAGCTCAACACTCTAAAGTAGCAACAAATTGGGTAGATTGTGTCACACCCTCCCTGGCTGTCATTTTTTAAGGGGTGCTCCCTGAATGCCAATTAGATCAATGCTTACAATGGTTTCTAGGTTGGTCTCCAGCGCGTCAACAAGTATTTGTAATAAATCAATGGAGAAAATGACCTTAGTAAGAGGCATGCAGGACGGTATGGTTGCTCCTTCCTTAGCGAGAAGTCTCCTTTCCTCATCAGTCAGAACAATCTCCTTGAACTGGAACTAAAAGGGAAGaaaaacatttgtattttttaatgAGATGTGCTGAAGATCTGCTCAAGGCCACACGTACACCACTTTGCCACAAAGATTATGTCTTGTGAGATTACATTTTGTTCATGTCCTCCAGGGATAATAACTAGCAGCCGCGGGCCGATTATGTTCTCGAGCGGCTGGTCagggggccagaacataattacaaataatttgctGAATCTACTAGTTAATGATCCCTGGAGTACATTAACAAAATGTTCTCACACATTAtcttattatttgaccctgctggtcatctatgaacatttgaacactcTGGCCTTAATGGTCATGTACTCTTGTAAAATCGgcatccggcacagccagaagaggactgtccaCCCCTCAGTGCCTGGTTCCTCTAGATTTATTCCTAGGTTTCTTAGCCACTGTtctctctacatctgcattgcttgcttgatgtttggggtttttaggctgggtttctggctAAGCACTTTCTGACATCTGccgatgtaaaaagggctttataaatacatttgaatgattgagactgcaaattgaccacaaggcCAAACagatatttgactaaaacatttcAAACcatgcttacatttgtatacaatctCTCTGTTCAGCCAGTCGGTTGGGGAACCCCGGTGTACTCAAATAATGTACAATCAATGCCATTCTTACTAAAACAATGAGTTTGGCAATAAGTTTAATGGTGAAACTGCCACTTCCATTTGCGATACTACATcaaagaagttactgcaaacaacaGACATGCGACAGGATATGTACTGCAATTGTTTTTTTGTACCACATTGGGCGACGCTCCTCGCCTCCTcttcgtcaacaaaacaaaaacagcctTTCCGGATGACATCTTCCGAGACTTGATCATCTTGTTTCCTCGTCTATAATATATTAATTTGATTATGTGAAACTCACCAGATCAGCTTTGTTGTTCTGTGTAGAGTCCTCTATGGCGAGAGAACAGGGAAGTTCTTCACTGGAATAGATCTGTTCCACTTCCATCCCCTCACTGTCCAGGTCGTCTGATGAACAGGAGAGCATAAAAACACAACATATTCATTTTTTTCTGTTCACATGAACAGTAAAGTTCTCAAACCTTACTAGGTTATTCTTTTGAAATCGTCTAGCCCAAGGACACGAGTCTAGTGACTGGACTCAAATCTGCTAGACTTAATCCCAAAAACATAGAAGAGATAGCTGGAATTAGGTGGTGCGAGTCTAACTGATCTTTATAGTTTTAATGGGAATATTTAAGATGAATAAAGTTCATATTCAGTTAAGAGTGATTAACACAATTACTTAACATATTTAAGTTTTCGCTTTCTGTAATACACATGATTTCCAGTGTTCTGTTCAAGTAAGGTTCTGTTGATAGGGATAGACACCAGACTGGAGGTACAAGGACCGAGGACAGATTATTATTGTATTCTGTGAAACTGTGATTCTGTAGCAGCTGACAACATTACTGCATTCGATTTTGACTTCCTAAAAGGCTCTCAGCTGGCGCTTACAGACCACTTGGTACCGTCTGATTACAATTAAAAATGGCATGTCTCCAAGAGGCCAGCTAGACATTTTCTCTGCTTCTGTTCTGGaggtgtctccctgtctgttgcAACTTGTAATAAACCAGATTGATTTCGGATAGATTTGATCAACGACTGCTCTCCTTTTGTTTCACCTGGAAATTCCCCATTACAATAGTTGATTGGCTGGTGTGCtacattattcacgattcatgaCCAGCtgggctagtgtgtgtgtgttgtgtacggTCACACCTGGGAACCTCTTCATTTGCAAAGCCACCCTAAAGTTAGTCTACAGTTAGACGCTCAAACTACCAACAAACTATCCAATTAGTTGAATTGTCA includes:
- the gadd45ga gene encoding growth arrest and DNA-damage-inducible, gamma a translates to MTLELEEIRGQESALDTTDRLQIAGTALEELLVSAKKQDYLTVGVYESAKVMNVDADNVAFCVLATDEEYECDIALQIHFTLIQAFCFDNDINVVRVNDIERLADLVGTDETGEPKDAHCILVTSPGAESWKDPALDKLHLFCEESRSVYDWVPTITLPER
- the creb3l3l gene encoding cAMP responsive element binding protein 3-like 3 like; protein product: MSVTEDLPDMDGVDLLGILCQYGETGADDPFFTDGNGLENWLAEQDMLTGMDTEDFLSSLLEGEDNMAASCASHSPLGSDSGISDDSSTGGVVGQNFLACPSPQGSDSDTAPSPGYSQPSPGYSDSPLMALELQAESPEALAVQTDHTYSLLQGGDMNALQSVRAEKPDMDVFIDLDDLDSEGMEVEQIYSSEELPCSLAIEDSTQNNKADLFQFKEIVLTDEERRLLAKEGATIPSCMPLTKAEERTLKRVRRKIRNKQSAQESRKKKKVYVDGLENRVSICTAHNQELQKKVQQLQKQNMSLIEQLRKLQSMMKMSTMKTTTTSTCVMVFLLSFCLIIFPSVNPFGRSPGQKEIYTPSSVVSRTLRSVAVDDTPDPLPLAYSEPVEETDSADPPPLSLLLVAKVENPKAMFTGGQNHTPDYQKVEQSETESGVNSNSSADFPKPGQNELKPGAGPGGLQEGSRDPVGTPVAYEVPGTKENWIDRKPTSIIIQQHRSDEM